The genomic DNA GCCCCACGGGCGGATTTTCTCCCGGCATAGTCCAGTGCTCTTTGGCATAGTTCAGGTACATATTCATTTGTCCCGCATCGGCATAGCTGAATTTGCCTACTTTCAGGTCGATAACCAACAGACAGCGTAATTTCCGGTGGAAAAATAGCAGGTCGATGCGAAACCAGCTGTCGTCAATCCGCAAGCGACGCTGACGGCCTACAAATGCAAAGTCATCACCGAGTTCCAGCATAAAGTCCATCAGGTGGTTGAGTAGGGCCTCTTCAAGATCGGACTCTGAATACTCGTCTTTCAGGTCCAGAAATTCCAGAATGAACGGGTCGCGTATTGCCTGCTCTGGCGTAACCTCGGCGGCGGCGGGCGCAGCCTGTTGTAGCATGGCCGTTTTATCGCGAGACAGCAGCGTCCGCTCGTAAAATTGTGTAGCGATTTGCCTATCGAGCTGCCGTACTGACCATCCGCAGCGGAGCGTCTCTTTCTCGTAAAAGCTGCGCGCATCGGGACTTTTTACCGACAGAAGGCGGACGTATGCAGACCAGGGAAGCGGGAAAAACTTGGCCAGTTGTATGAGATATTTAGATTCTGCAGACACCGTCTGCGGAATTTCAATATGTTGAAAATAAATGTAAAAAGTGCGTATTTGCCACAGGATTCTTGTAGAAAAACCGCGTTTATACCTTTGGCTTAAATCCTGCGATAAACGATCAATGAGCTGTTCACCATAAGCCGCTCTGGTTTCACCACCTTGCTCAAATTCGACAATGCGTCGGCCAATTTCCCAGTATGTCGCGGTCATGAGTGCGTTAACGCTGCGAACTATTTCAGTTCGTGCGCAATCGACCAGATGGATAATACCGTCATGGATCTGCTGATAATCATCTGCGTTTTGAGGTGCCGCCGGCGTGTTCATATTTCATCCCTGTAGTGATAGTCGCAATGTGAAATTTTGCCGCTATCAATACGCCCGGGCGCTGAAGTGATCAATCCGCGTTCTACTAATTACAAAGACTTGCAGTCTGAATTGCGAGTAGCTTTCAAAGAATGGCGGGGATATACGAAGAAAAAAGCCCCTGTCCGCAAATGTGGACAGGGGCCAGAGAAGAGCCTTCTTACACTTCCAGGTAGTTCATAATCCCGTCAGCCGCCTTACGGCCTTCGGCAATTGCTGTCACCACCAGATCCGAACCACGCACGATGTCACCACCGGCGAAGATTTTCGGGTTGCTGGTCTGGAAGGCGTTTTCGTGGCCTTCAGGCGCAATGATGCGGCCCTGAGAGTCCAGCTCAACGCTGTGTTTCGCCAGCCATTCCATGCTGTGTGGACGGAAGCCAAACGCCATCACGACGGCATCGGCCGGGATGACATGCTCGGAACCGGCGACGATCTCCGCGCGACGGCGGCCTTTCGCATCCGGCTGTCCCATTTCGGTGCGCGCCATCTTCACGCCGCTTACTTTGCCATTAGCATTCACTTCAATGCCCAGCGGCTGGATGTTGAACTGGAATTCCACGCCTTCTTCACGCGCGTTTTTCACTTCGCGTTTCGAACCCGGCATGTTCTCTTCGTCACGGCGATAAGCACAGATAACGTGAGCCGCATTTTGACGAATGGAGGTGCGCACGCAGTCCATCGCAGTATCACCACCGCCCAGTACCACCACGCGCTTGCCTTCCATGCTGACGTACGGTTCTTCGGCGGTTTCGCCGAAGCCCATGATCTGCTTGGTGTTGGCAATCAGGAACGGCAGAGCGTCGAATACGCCAGACGCGTCTTCGTTCTCCAGGCCGCCGCGCATGGACTGATAGGTGCCCACGCCGAGGAAGACGGCGTCGTAATCTTTCAGCAGATCGTCGAGCTGCACGTCGCGTCCCACTTCGACATTCAGTTTGAACTCAATGCCCATCCCGGTGAAGATTTCGCGGCGGCGGGTCATCACCTCTTTTTCCAGCTTGAAGGCCGGGATACCGAAGGTCAGCAGACCGCCGATTTCAGGGTGACGGTCAAAGACCACCGCTTTCACGCCGTTACGGGTCAGTACGTCGGCGCATGCCAGGCCCGCCGGGCCCGCACCGATGATGGCGACTTTCTTGCCGGTTTGCTTCACGCCGGTCAGATCCGGACGCCAACCCATCTCAAACGCTTTATCGTTGATATAGCGCTCGATGTTGCCGATGGTCACTGCGCCGAACTCGTCGTTCAGCGTACAGGAACCTTCGCACAGGCGGTCCTGCGGGCAAACGCGCCCGCAGACTTCCGGCAGGGTGTTGGTCTGGTGCGACAGCTCGGCTGCCTCAAAAATACGTCCTTCGTTGGCGAGCTTCAGCCAGTTAGGGATGTAGTTATGTACCGGACATTTCCACTCACAGTACGGGTTACCGCAGGACAGGCAGCGGTCTGCCTGTGCTTTGGCCTGGCCTTCGGAAAACGGCTCGTAGATCTCAATAAATTCGATCTTGCGGATCTTCAGCGGTTTCTTCGGCGGATCAACGCGCTGCAGGTCGATAAATTGATAAACGTTCTGACTCATGATGACCTCTTACTGCGCCTGCACACGCAGCTCAGCTGCGCTACGACTACGGTGACCCAACAGGGCTTTCACATCACTGGACTTCGGCTTAACCAGCGCGAACTTCGCGGAGTAAGACGGCCAGTGCGCCAGGATCTCTTCGCCGCGGGAAGAACCGGTTAACTGCACATGTTCGGTAATCAGACCGCGCAGGTGCTCTTCGTGAATCGCCAGCGAGTCGACATCCAGCACTTCCACCAGTTCCGGGTTCACGCGTTTACGAAAATCACCGTCTTCATCCAGTACGTAGGCGAAGCCGCCCGTCATACCGGCGCCGAAGTTAACGCCCGTTTTGCCCAGCACGCAGACGATGCCGCCGGTCATGTATTCACAGCCGTTGTCGCCAATACCTTCCACCACGGTAATCGCCCCGGAGTTACGTACGCCGAAACGTTCACCCGCACGCCCTGCGGCGTACAGACGACCACCGGTTGCGCCGTACAGGCAGGTGTTGCCGATAATGCTCGCTTCGTGGCTGCGGAAGGAAGAACCCACCGGAGGACGGATCGCCAGCAGACCACCCGCCATGCCTTTACCGACGTAGTCGTTGGCATCGCCGGTCAGGTACAGCTCAACGCCGCCGGCGTTCCACACGCCGAAGCTCTGGCCCGCGGTACCGTTGAAGTGCGCCTTAATCGGGTCTGCCGCCAGCCCCTGGTCACCATGCGTCTGGGCGATGTAGCCCGATAGCGATGCGCCCACGGAACGATCGGTGTTGCGGATGTCGAACCAGAAGGTTTTGCTCTGGCGCTCATCAACAAACGGTTTTGCCTGCTGCAGCAGCTGCGCGTTCAGCACGCCGTTATCAAACGGCGGGTTGTTCTCGGTGCAGTACAGCGCTTTGCCAGGATGCGGCTCGGCGGTTTCCAGCAGACGAGACAGCTCCAGCTTCTGCTGCTTGGCGGTGAAGCCATCCAGCTCTTTGAGCAGGTCGGTGCGGCCAATCAGGTCTACGAGGCGGGTTACGCCCAGCGAGGCCATCAGCTCACGCACTTCACGGGCGATAAATTCAAAGTAGTTAGTCACTTTGAACGGCAGGCCGTGATAGTGGTTCTTACGCAGTTTTTCATCCTGAGTTGCCACACCCGTTGCGCAGTTGTTCAGGTGGCAAATACGCAAGTATTTACAGCCCAGCGCGACCATTGGACCGGTGCCGAAGCCGAAGCTTTCCGCGCCGAGGATCGCCGCTTTAATGATGTCGACGCCGGTTTTCAGGCCGCCGTCTACCTGCAGACGAATCTTGTGACGCAGGCCGTTGGCAACCAGCGCCTGCTGGGTTTCCACCAGGCCCAGCTCCCACGGGCAGCCCGCGTATTTGACGGAAGACAGCGGGCTTGCGCCGGTGCCGCCGTCATAGCCAGCGATGGTAATCAGGTCAGCGTAAGCTTTCGCTACGCCCGTGGCGATAGTGCCGACGCCCGGTTCGGAAACCAGCTTCACGGAGATCATCGCCTTCGGGTTGACCTGTTTCAGGTCGAAAATCAGCTGCGCCAGATCCTCGATAGAGTAAATATCGTGGTGCGGTGGCGGTGAAATCAGCGTCACACCCGGTACGGAATAGCGCAGTTTGGCGATGTACGGGGTGACTTTATCACCCGGCAACTGACCACCTTCGCCTGGCTTCGCGCCCTGGGCAACTTTAATCTGAATCACGTCGGCGTTAACCAGATACGCTGGCGTCACGCCAAAGCGACCGGAAGCCACCTGCTTAATGCGCGATACTTTGTTGGTGCCGTAACGCGCCGGGTCTTCGCCGCCTTCGCCGGAGTTCGAGTTACCGCCGATGCTGTTCATCGCTTCCGCCAGCGCTTCGTGTGCTTCCGGGCTCAGTGCGCCGATAGACATCGCGGCGGTGTCGAAACGTTTGAACAGGTCGCTTGCTGGTTCAACGTCGGCCAGGTTGACGGTTTCCCCGTTCGGGGTTATCGCCAGCAGATCGCGCAGCGTCGCCGCCGGACGGTTGTTCACCAGCTCGGCATATTCTTTGTAATCGCTGTACTCACCGCTCTGTACTGCCTGTTGCAGGGTGCGCACCACGTCCGGGTTATAAGCGTGATATTCGCCGCCGTGAACGTATTTGAGCAGCCCGCCCTGATCCAGCGGTTTACGCGCCAGCCAGGCACGTTTCGACAGGTTCAGCAGATCCTGCTGGAAGTCGTCGAACGACGCGCCGCCAATGCGGCTGACCACGCCCTGGAAGCAGTTAGCGACCACATCGTCGTGCAGGCCAACCGCTTCAAACAGCTTGGAGCAGCGGTAGGAGGCAATGGTCGAGATGCCCATTTTGGACATGATCTTGTACAGGCCTTTGTTGATGCCGTTACGGTAATTCAGCATCACCGTGCGGTAGTCTTTCTCGATAGCATGCGTATCAATCAGACGTCCCAGGGTTTCATAAGCCAGATACGGGTAGATAGCCGTTGCGCCGAAGCCGAGCAGTACCGCAAAGTGGTGCGGGTCGCGGGCGCTGGCGGTTTCGACGATGATGTTGGCATCGCAGCGCAGGCTCTTATCAACCAGACGGGTCTGGATAGCGCCTACCGCCATCGGGGCCGGTACCGGCAGACGATTTTTGCCGATGTTACGATCGGACAGCACCAGCAGTACGGTACCGCTGCGCACCATCTCTTCGGCTTTATCGCACAGCGCTTTTACCGTCGTTTCGAGATCGGTTTCCGTCACGTCGAAGGTGATATCCAGCGTATCGGCGCGGTAGTGCTCCTCTTTCATCGTGGTGAGCTGATTGAAATCGGAGTACAGCAGAATCGGTGATTTGAAGCTCAGACGGTGCGCCTGGCCTTCCGCTTC from Klebsiella sp. WP3-W18-ESBL-02 includes the following:
- a CDS encoding PDDEXK nuclease domain-containing protein, which gives rise to MNTPAAPQNADDYQQIHDGIIHLVDCARTEIVRSVNALMTATYWEIGRRIVEFEQGGETRAAYGEQLIDRLSQDLSQRYKRGFSTRILWQIRTFYIYFQHIEIPQTVSAESKYLIQLAKFFPLPWSAYVRLLSVKSPDARSFYEKETLRCGWSVRQLDRQIATQFYERTLLSRDKTAMLQQAAPAAAEVTPEQAIRDPFILEFLDLKDEYSESDLEEALLNHLMDFMLELGDDFAFVGRQRRLRIDDSWFRIDLLFFHRKLRCLLVIDLKVGKFSYADAGQMNMYLNYAKEHWTMPGENPPVGLILCAEKGAGEAHYSLNGLPNTVMASEYRVQLPDEKRLADELIRSQKALAAQGNLLSN
- a CDS encoding glutamate synthase small subunit, producing the protein MSQNVYQFIDLQRVDPPKKPLKIRKIEFIEIYEPFSEGQAKAQADRCLSCGNPYCEWKCPVHNYIPNWLKLANEGRIFEAAELSHQTNTLPEVCGRVCPQDRLCEGSCTLNDEFGAVTIGNIERYINDKAFEMGWRPDLTGVKQTGKKVAIIGAGPAGLACADVLTRNGVKAVVFDRHPEIGGLLTFGIPAFKLEKEVMTRRREIFTGMGIEFKLNVEVGRDVQLDDLLKDYDAVFLGVGTYQSMRGGLENEDASGVFDALPFLIANTKQIMGFGETAEEPYVSMEGKRVVVLGGGDTAMDCVRTSIRQNAAHVICAYRRDEENMPGSKREVKNAREEGVEFQFNIQPLGIEVNANGKVSGVKMARTEMGQPDAKGRRRAEIVAGSEHVIPADAVVMAFGFRPHSMEWLAKHSVELDSQGRIIAPEGHENAFQTSNPKIFAGGDIVRGSDLVVTAIAEGRKAADGIMNYLEV
- the gltB gene encoding glutamate synthase large subunit, with the translated sequence MLYDKSLERDNCGFGLIAHIEGEPSHKVVRTAIHALARMQHRGAILADGKTGDGCGLLLQKPDRFFRIVAEERGWRLAKNYAVGMLFLNKDPELAAASRRVVEEELQRETLSIVGWRDVPTNEGVLGEIALSSLPRIEQIFVNAPAGWRPRDMERRLFIARRRIEKRLQEDKDFYVCSLSNLVNIYKGLCMPADLPRFYLDLADLRLESAICLFHQRFSTNTVPRWPLAQPFRYLAHNGEINTITGNRQWARARTYKFQTPLIPDLHDAAPFVNETGSDSSSMDNMLELLLAGGMDIIRAMRLLVPPAWQNNPDMDPDLRSFFDFNSMHMEPWDGPAGIVMSDGRYAACNLDRNGLRPARYVITKDKLITCASEVGIWDYQPDEVVEKGRVGPGELMVIDTRSGRILHSAETDNDLKSRHPYKEWMEKNVRRLVPFEDLADDRVGSRELDDDTLASYQKQFNYSAEELDSVIRVLGENGQEAVGSMGDDTPFAVLSSQPRIIYDYFRQQFAQVTNPPIDPLREAHVMSLATSIGREMNVFCEAEGQAHRLSFKSPILLYSDFNQLTTMKEEHYRADTLDITFDVTETDLETTVKALCDKAEEMVRSGTVLLVLSDRNIGKNRLPVPAPMAVGAIQTRLVDKSLRCDANIIVETASARDPHHFAVLLGFGATAIYPYLAYETLGRLIDTHAIEKDYRTVMLNYRNGINKGLYKIMSKMGISTIASYRCSKLFEAVGLHDDVVANCFQGVVSRIGGASFDDFQQDLLNLSKRAWLARKPLDQGGLLKYVHGGEYHAYNPDVVRTLQQAVQSGEYSDYKEYAELVNNRPAATLRDLLAITPNGETVNLADVEPASDLFKRFDTAAMSIGALSPEAHEALAEAMNSIGGNSNSGEGGEDPARYGTNKVSRIKQVASGRFGVTPAYLVNADVIQIKVAQGAKPGEGGQLPGDKVTPYIAKLRYSVPGVTLISPPPHHDIYSIEDLAQLIFDLKQVNPKAMISVKLVSEPGVGTIATGVAKAYADLITIAGYDGGTGASPLSSVKYAGCPWELGLVETQQALVANGLRHKIRLQVDGGLKTGVDIIKAAILGAESFGFGTGPMVALGCKYLRICHLNNCATGVATQDEKLRKNHYHGLPFKVTNYFEFIAREVRELMASLGVTRLVDLIGRTDLLKELDGFTAKQQKLELSRLLETAEPHPGKALYCTENNPPFDNGVLNAQLLQQAKPFVDERQSKTFWFDIRNTDRSVGASLSGYIAQTHGDQGLAADPIKAHFNGTAGQSFGVWNAGGVELYLTGDANDYVGKGMAGGLLAIRPPVGSSFRSHEASIIGNTCLYGATGGRLYAAGRAGERFGVRNSGAITVVEGIGDNGCEYMTGGIVCVLGKTGVNFGAGMTGGFAYVLDEDGDFRKRVNPELVEVLDVDSLAIHEEHLRGLITEHVQLTGSSRGEEILAHWPSYSAKFALVKPKSSDVKALLGHRSRSAAELRVQAQ